In Deinococcus aerophilus, one genomic interval encodes:
- the nrdR gene encoding transcriptional regulator NrdR, whose product MRCPYCSAPDSKVVNSRPSDDGASIRRRRECLNCARRFTTYERAQLEPLMVVKRSGPREAFNPDKLLRGLTLATEKRPVEPEALRAFAYGFEDEVGAAEIDSEEIGKRAMTFLRPLDDVAYIRFASVYRDFDSLERFIEEIRGLKDKDDG is encoded by the coding sequence GTGAGGTGCCCCTACTGCTCTGCGCCCGACAGCAAGGTGGTAAATTCCCGTCCCAGTGACGACGGAGCCAGCATCCGCCGCCGCCGCGAGTGCCTGAACTGTGCCCGGCGGTTTACCACCTATGAGCGCGCACAACTTGAGCCGCTGATGGTCGTCAAACGCAGCGGCCCGCGTGAGGCCTTCAACCCGGACAAGCTGCTGCGCGGCCTGACCCTGGCCACCGAGAAACGCCCGGTGGAGCCCGAAGCCCTGCGTGCCTTCGCCTACGGCTTCGAGGACGAGGTGGGAGCCGCCGAGATCGACAGCGAGGAGATCGGCAAGCGGGCCATGACCTTTCTGCGCCCGCTGGACGACGTGGCCTACATCCGCTTTGCCAGCGTCTACCGCGACTTTGACAGCCTGGAACGTTTTATCGAGGAAATCCGGGGGCTCAAGGACAAGGATGACGGGTGA
- a CDS encoding branched-chain amino acid ABC transporter permease, with amino-acid sequence MTALPRTAARPGRERNIRAAWLIGLGLVLLILPRLIYPVLALDILAWGLFAVAFDLLFGFSGLLSFGHAAFWGGSAYVTAYLLSNGQSVPVAMLGGTLSALALAVPIAFLSVRSAGIYFSMITLAFAQMVYFVALQWTDVTGGENGLQGFDRPSLLGLDFSNSTTRYYFCLVVFALGFYIAYRTVRSPFGQAQQAVRDNEQRAQSIGYNPTRFKFTAFLISAGLAGLAGSMYTFGHGVVSLDVTKWTTSGEVVMMTLLGGTTTLFGPAVGAGLVLLLRDRLTTSDLPVGIVTGLVFVVVVLFFRAGVVGTVQGWLRRR; translated from the coding sequence GTGACCGCCCTGCCCCGCACCGCCGCCCGACCGGGCCGCGAACGCAATATCCGCGCCGCGTGGCTGATCGGCCTGGGACTGGTGCTGCTGATCCTGCCCCGGCTGATCTACCCGGTTCTTGCGCTGGACATTCTGGCGTGGGGCCTGTTCGCCGTGGCCTTCGACCTGCTGTTCGGCTTTTCCGGCCTGCTCTCGTTCGGGCACGCCGCCTTCTGGGGCGGCAGCGCCTATGTCACCGCCTACCTGCTCTCCAACGGCCAGAGCGTCCCGGTGGCCATGCTGGGCGGCACGCTCAGCGCGCTGGCCCTGGCCGTGCCCATCGCCTTTCTCAGCGTCCGCAGCGCGGGCATCTACTTCAGCATGATCACGCTGGCCTTCGCCCAGATGGTGTATTTCGTGGCCCTGCAGTGGACCGACGTGACCGGCGGCGAGAACGGCCTGCAGGGCTTTGACCGGCCCAGCCTGCTTGGGCTGGACTTCAGCAACAGCACCACCCGGTACTACTTCTGTCTGGTGGTCTTTGCCCTGGGCTTCTACATCGCCTACCGCACGGTGCGCAGTCCCTTCGGGCAGGCGCAGCAGGCGGTGCGCGACAACGAACAGCGCGCCCAGAGCATCGGGTACAACCCCACACGCTTCAAGTTCACCGCCTTTTTGATCAGCGCCGGGTTGGCCGGGCTGGCGGGCAGCATGTATACCTTCGGGCACGGCGTGGTCAGCCTGGACGTGACCAAGTGGACCACGAGCGGCGAGGTCGTGATGATGACCCTGCTCGGCGGCACCACCACGCTGTTCGGCCCGGCGGTGGGCGCGGGTCTGGTACTGCTGCTGCGCGACCGCCTGACCACCTCGGACCTGCCGGTGGGCATCGTGACCGGTCTGGTGTTCGTCGTGGTGGTGCTGTTCTTCCGCGCCGGGGTGGTCGGCACGGTGCAGGGCTGGCTGCGCCGCCGCTGA